GGTGACGGTGTGGCCAACTCACGGAGCTTTGCTGCGATCGTGTCCACATCCGGGTGGTCCGCGGCGACGTCCACCACCAGATCACACCACTGGTCATCGGAAATGCTCTGGTCATCAACCCCATGTGCCCGGAGCATCAGTGAGACCAGCAGGACTCCGAGACGTCTGTTGCCGTCCAGCAACGGGTGGCCGGATTCGATGCTGTCGAGCAGTGCTCC
Above is a window of Corynebacterium suedekumii DNA encoding:
- a CDS encoding type II toxin-antitoxin system death-on-curing family toxin, translated to MTDPRDLFRLDVLRPWLEDHEFHSRDWGLLASASDRPWVTFAGRELYPDVWHKAGALLDSIESGHPLLDGNRRLGVLLVSLMLRAHGVDDQSISDDQWCDLVVDVAADHPDVDTIAAKLRELATPSPRDRQ